Proteins found in one Physeter macrocephalus isolate SW-GA chromosome 17, ASM283717v5, whole genome shotgun sequence genomic segment:
- the DPRX gene encoding divergent paired-related homeobox, with translation MEARLDYRVSDPDDLSKGKYQNHPKRKRTMFTKKQLAYLNFLFNKNPYPTPSLQREMASKMDVHPTVLQVWFKNHRAKLKQAKYEDFQLEQQEAQQQLSEAGGKISSSKGNMDTPPRSPNGTSPASLVYMDHPIPSFQLSRWCNLKAVTDHSLGHKMVYFGYCQDPNIYCLYPILEYQALSTSFNSNSFGSFSP, from the coding sequence ATGGAAGCACGTCTAGATTACAGGGTGTCGGATCCAGACGACCTTTCAAAAGGAAAGTACCAGAATCATCCAAAAAGGAAACGAACTATGTTCACGAAGAAACAATTGGCATATTTGAACTTCCTTTTCAATAAAAACCCATACCCCACTCCTAGCCTTCAGAGAGAAATGGCCTCAAAAATGGACGTACATCCAACAGTCCTGCAGGTTTGGTTCAAGAATCATAGAGCGAAACTCAAGCAAGCCAAATACGAGGATTTTCAGTTAGAACAGCAAGAAGCTCAACAGCAATTATCTGAGGCAGGAGGCAAGATCAGCTCTTCCAAGGGAAATATGGATACACCTCCCAGGTCCCCTAATGGCACCTCCCCTGCATCTCTAGTTTATATGGATCATCCAATACCTTCCTTCCAACTCAGCAGGTGGTGCAATTTGAAGGCTGTCACAGACCATTCTCTTGGCCACAAAATGGTCTATTTCGGCTATTGCCAAGACCCTAATATATACTGCCTCTATCCCATTTTGGAATACCAAGCTCTCTCCACAAGCTTCAATTCTAATTCTTTTGGCTCTTTTTCGCCATAA
- the LOC112067318 gene encoding interferon lambda-3-like, with product SLDHILDQPLHTLHHIHSKLQACVPARPTAGPRPRGRLHHWLHRLQEAPKKESRDCLEASVMFNLFRLLTRDLKCVASGDQCV from the exons TCCCTGGACCACATCCTGGACCAGCCCCTTCACACGCTGCACCACATCCACTCCAAGCTCCAGGCCTGT gTCCCAGCCCGGCCCACAGCAGGCCCCAGGCCCCGGGGCCGCCTCCACCACTGGCTGCACCGGCTCCAGGAGGCCCCGAAGAAG gagTCCCGGGACTGCCTCGAAGCCTCTGTCATGTTCAACCTCTTCCGCCTCCTCACCCGGGACCTGAAATGTGTTGCCAGTGGAGACCAGTGTGTCTGA